In the Planctomycetia bacterium genome, one interval contains:
- the cas3 gene encoding CRISPR-associated helicase Cas3' yields MSNATKNPESSFESFFRQATGTDPYPYQSRFATADDIPHLIQAPTGAGKTATAILGWLYRRQQFPDQTPRRLVYCLPMRVLVEQSEREAMKWIENLKLAVPVHVLMGGADTEKWYLQPEVPAVLIGTQDMLLSRALNRGYAASRFHWPIDFALLNNDSLWVFDEPQLMAGGVSTSSQLAGLRKSLDVYGSCPSVWMSATLEPDWLDTIDFAGKFPAPPLELTSEDYDPQRNLYKRMTADKTLRQVDVGSSGDMRDVAKRVWELHQHGTQTLVVVNVVERAKAVYRALQSLRKKSEAPALLLVHSRFRPHERKRLNDELQRKDAGNRIIVATQVVEAGVDISARTLITELAPWASIVQRAGRCNRTGDDGPGTVYWIDLNEKLALPYEATDIDFARQKVKKLEGQDVSPRALEEFKKAENLKLPFEHKHVLRRRDLLDLFDTSPDLSGNDIDIARFVRSDDPDTDVQVFWREWSGDAPPPEEPRPARAELCSVPIMSAKKFLETLDDKRGEGYIWDHLSEEWVPVAPRQVRPGMVIMLPTTAGGYAAASNSSPEASEVGWDPTSMAAVESLRPANAPPEDSAKSDPESVHQLPNPLSVAQHTNNVCAELELVLASLPAIDAFDGHLAKAARWHDAGKAHATFQEAVRKVNPSLDAETLWAKSGKKGKLAYRPPYFRHELASALAALRHGLAFEAAYLIAAHHGKVRLSIRSLPDEELPDDGRLFALGVGDGDTLPEVDLGDESCPATELDLTPMRLGGESSWTGRALKLLAELGPFRLAYLETLLRTADVRASRKEAGHA; encoded by the coding sequence ATGAGTAACGCGACGAAGAATCCGGAATCGTCCTTCGAGTCGTTCTTCCGTCAAGCCACGGGGACCGACCCCTATCCGTATCAATCGCGATTCGCCACCGCTGACGATATCCCCCATCTCATCCAAGCGCCAACCGGTGCTGGCAAGACGGCAACCGCGATTCTCGGCTGGCTCTATCGGCGTCAGCAATTTCCCGATCAAACGCCCCGGCGGCTCGTCTACTGTTTGCCGATGCGCGTCTTGGTCGAGCAGTCAGAACGAGAGGCGATGAAGTGGATTGAAAACCTCAAATTAGCTGTTCCGGTTCATGTACTCATGGGCGGAGCCGACACGGAAAAATGGTATCTACAGCCGGAAGTGCCCGCCGTGCTGATCGGCACGCAGGACATGCTTCTATCGCGGGCGCTCAATCGCGGGTACGCGGCCAGCCGATTCCACTGGCCGATTGACTTCGCGTTGCTCAATAACGACAGCCTGTGGGTGTTCGATGAGCCGCAACTCATGGCTGGGGGCGTCAGCACGTCGTCGCAACTGGCCGGATTGCGTAAATCGCTGGACGTTTACGGTAGCTGCCCTTCGGTATGGATGTCCGCCACTCTCGAGCCGGATTGGCTGGACACCATCGATTTCGCGGGGAAGTTCCCCGCCCCGCCGTTGGAGCTCACGAGCGAGGATTATGACCCGCAACGGAACCTCTACAAACGCATGACCGCCGACAAGACGTTGCGGCAAGTGGATGTGGGGTCGTCCGGCGATATGAGGGATGTCGCCAAGCGGGTTTGGGAACTGCATCAACACGGAACGCAAACACTGGTCGTCGTTAATGTGGTCGAGCGGGCGAAGGCCGTGTACCGGGCATTGCAGTCCCTTCGGAAGAAGTCCGAGGCGCCCGCGCTTTTGCTGGTTCACTCCCGCTTCCGGCCGCACGAGCGAAAGCGGCTCAACGACGAGCTGCAGCGCAAGGATGCGGGCAACCGCATCATCGTCGCCACGCAGGTGGTAGAAGCCGGAGTGGACATCTCCGCCCGCACATTGATTACGGAGCTGGCGCCCTGGGCCAGCATCGTGCAACGCGCGGGGCGCTGCAATCGCACCGGCGACGATGGGCCGGGCACGGTGTACTGGATCGACCTCAACGAAAAGCTCGCGCTCCCCTATGAGGCGACAGATATCGACTTCGCCCGGCAGAAAGTGAAGAAGCTCGAAGGGCAGGACGTTTCGCCGCGGGCGTTAGAGGAATTCAAGAAGGCCGAAAACCTGAAGCTGCCATTCGAGCATAAGCACGTCCTCCGTCGCCGCGACCTGCTAGACCTCTTCGACACTTCGCCAGACCTTTCGGGCAACGACATTGACATCGCCCGCTTCGTGCGGAGCGACGATCCGGACACCGACGTGCAAGTCTTCTGGCGTGAGTGGAGCGGCGATGCGCCCCCGCCGGAAGAGCCGCGACCGGCGCGGGCGGAACTCTGCTCGGTCCCCATTATGTCCGCCAAAAAGTTCCTCGAAACGCTCGACGACAAACGGGGGGAAGGGTACATCTGGGACCACCTCAGCGAGGAGTGGGTGCCGGTCGCTCCCAGGCAAGTGCGGCCGGGAATGGTGATCATGCTGCCGACGACGGCCGGGGGTTACGCGGCGGCGTCAAACTCTTCTCCCGAGGCCTCGGAAGTCGGTTGGGATCCGACGTCGATGGCGGCCGTGGAATCGCTTAGGCCCGCTAACGCGCCGCCGGAGGACAGTGCGAAATCCGATCCCGAGTCCGTCCATCAACTGCCCAATCCGCTGAGCGTCGCCCAACATACGAACAACGTATGTGCGGAATTGGAGCTAGTCCTGGCTTCGCTGCCAGCAATTGACGCATTCGACGGGCACCTTGCGAAGGCCGCGCGCTGGCACGACGCCGGCAAGGCGCACGCGACATTCCAAGAGGCGGTGCGCAAGGTGAACCCGTCGCTCGACGCCGAAACGCTCTGGGCCAAATCGGGAAAGAAAGGCAAGCTGGCCTACCGTCCGCCGTACTTTCGCCACGAGTTGGCGTCCGCCTTGGCGGCTCTACGGCACGGACTGGCGTTCGAGGCGGCGTATTTGATCGCCGCCCATCACGGAAAGGTGCGATTGAGCATTCGCAGCTTGCCGGACGAAGAATTGCCGGACGACGGCAGACTGTTCGCCTTGGGCGTCGGCGATGGCGATACGCTGCCGGAAGTCGATCTGGGGGACGAATCCTGCCCCGCCACGGAACTCGACCTCACGCCGATGCGGCTGGGCGGAGAGTCCAGTTGGACCGGGCGGGCGCTGAAGCTCCTGGCCGAACTGGGGCCGTTCCGTCTGGCGTACTTGGAAACACTGTTGCGAACGGCCGACGTACGCGCCAGCCGAAAGGAGGCCGGTCATGCCTGA
- a CDS encoding WYL domain-containing protein, whose amino-acid sequence RQWQLLRTLSARRLGASVQEMAAELSVTEKTIRRDLATFQLAGFPLIETVGDRGRKNWRVRTAGDVPEIGFTLDEALALYLGRRLLDPLAGTVVGEAAQRAFAKVRACLGKAALQYVERLAAHLHVTPLGAGDYARQREHLNDLLAAVADSLQTVVSYQSARATEPVEYQINPLGIAQHRGSLYVVAWSHDHGEVRTFKLDRIDAVEVSGLPFQRPAGFDVRQYLSGSFGVFHAAGDVAVRVRFAPAVARYVQEGRWHASQRLTPQKDGSLLADFRLSGFEEIKRWLLSFGKHAEVLEPPILREELEAEISAMVQLYLAERA is encoded by the coding sequence CGCCAATGGCAACTGCTGCGGACGCTCTCCGCGCGGCGGCTGGGCGCCAGCGTGCAAGAAATGGCCGCGGAACTCTCCGTCACGGAGAAGACCATCCGCCGCGACCTGGCCACGTTCCAGCTCGCCGGCTTCCCTCTTATCGAAACCGTGGGCGACCGCGGCCGCAAAAACTGGCGCGTCCGCACCGCCGGCGACGTGCCGGAAATCGGCTTCACCCTCGATGAAGCCCTGGCCTTGTACCTCGGCCGCCGGCTGCTCGATCCCTTGGCCGGCACCGTCGTGGGCGAGGCCGCGCAGCGGGCGTTCGCCAAAGTCCGCGCCTGCCTGGGCAAGGCCGCCCTGCAATACGTCGAACGCCTGGCCGCCCACCTGCACGTCACCCCCCTGGGCGCAGGCGACTACGCCCGCCAGCGCGAGCACCTCAACGACCTGCTCGCCGCCGTCGCCGACTCTCTGCAAACGGTGGTGTCGTATCAATCCGCCCGCGCCACAGAGCCGGTGGAGTACCAGATCAACCCGCTGGGCATCGCCCAGCATCGCGGCTCGCTGTACGTGGTGGCCTGGTCGCACGACCACGGCGAAGTGCGGACGTTCAAGCTCGACCGCATCGACGCGGTGGAAGTCAGCGGCTTGCCGTTCCAGCGTCCCGCCGGCTTCGACGTGCGGCAGTACTTGTCCGGCTCGTTCGGGGTGTTCCATGCCGCCGGCGACGTGGCGGTCCGCGTTCGCTTCGCCCCCGCCGTCGCCCGCTACGTGCAAGAAGGCCGCTGGCACGCCAGCCAGCGTCTCACTCCGCAGAAAGACGGCAGCCTGCTGGCCGACTTCCGCCTCAGCGGTTTTGAGGAGATCAAGCGTTGGCTGCTGTCATTTGGAAAACACGCAGAAGTGCTTGAACCACCGATATTACGCGAGGAACTCGAAGCCGAAATTTCCGCGATGGTTCAGTTGTATTTAGCCGAACGTGCGTGA